The following proteins come from a genomic window of Pseudomonas syringae:
- a CDS encoding HEAT repeat domain-containing protein, which translates to MPRLPFKGLSPQPVTRRRWLIGSAAASLLALSLAFWWWRTPVQSAPARLSHTYEQALEQAHDGKPGAARVLYQQLARTDLSEAQRINLLAELSDYPSPQALKLLDAGLGNSSPRIREAAIDVSVKLVSNSQRSLLLGPLLDDAEQSVRFHATSALLGLSPDELGLYFAVLQQSAEVYQEALKSQPPSAQNQLQLAKLYLQTGDLEPALTALQQATALDPGNTEAALAHIELLDRKGQAEQARALFARLVEHNPGSSMIQHALGVWLLNHGQAEFAVLSLAKAIELAPENNDYRYELAVALHSLNELEAAQKQLTQIVQNDPANRKARVLLIQYWKETGQLQNVQVLLAELEQQNPDDPALQQGL; encoded by the coding sequence CATCACTGCTGGCGCTTTCGCTGGCATTCTGGTGGTGGCGCACGCCGGTACAAAGCGCCCCGGCCAGGCTGAGCCATACCTACGAGCAGGCGCTGGAACAGGCCCACGACGGCAAGCCCGGCGCCGCCCGCGTGCTGTATCAACAGCTGGCCCGCACCGATCTGTCCGAGGCGCAGCGCATCAACCTGCTTGCAGAGTTGAGCGACTACCCGAGCCCCCAGGCCCTCAAGCTGCTTGATGCCGGTCTTGGTAACTCGTCACCCCGCATACGCGAAGCCGCCATCGACGTCAGCGTCAAACTGGTTTCCAACAGCCAGCGAAGCCTGTTGCTCGGCCCGTTACTGGACGACGCCGAACAATCCGTCAGGTTTCACGCCACCAGCGCTTTGCTTGGGCTGTCACCAGATGAACTGGGTCTGTACTTTGCCGTTCTCCAGCAAAGCGCCGAGGTTTATCAAGAGGCGCTGAAAAGTCAGCCCCCAAGCGCACAAAACCAACTGCAACTGGCGAAGCTTTATCTACAGACCGGTGATCTCGAACCCGCCCTGACGGCCCTGCAACAGGCCACGGCGCTTGACCCGGGTAACACTGAAGCGGCGCTGGCGCACATTGAACTGCTGGACCGCAAAGGCCAGGCCGAGCAAGCGAGAGCCCTCTTCGCCCGGCTGGTGGAGCACAATCCCGGTTCATCCATGATCCAGCATGCTTTGGGCGTCTGGCTGCTGAATCACGGGCAGGCCGAATTCGCCGTGCTCAGCCTGGCGAAGGCAATCGAGCTTGCACCTGAAAACAACGACTACCGTTATGAGCTGGCTGTTGCCTTGCATTCGCTGAATGAGCTGGAAGCCGCGCAAAAGCAGCTGACTCAAATCGTTCAGAATGACCCCGCGAACCGCAAGGCAAGGGTGCTGCTGATCCAGTATTGGAAAGAAACCGGCCAGCTGCAGAATGTCCAGGTCCTGCTGGCTGAGCTGGAGCAGCAGAACCCTGACGATCCGGCCTTGCAGCAAGGATTGTAG
- a CDS encoding histone-like nucleoid-structuring protein, MvaT/MvaU family, translating into MSRLAEFRAAEKALQEQLAQLESLKNDAGLKKEIEFEQKLKDLMGTYGKSLRDIIAIMDPAGATSLVAPAGPKRRRARVIKVYQNPHTGELIETKGGNHRGLKAWKEQYGVDTVDSWLRA; encoded by the coding sequence TTGTCCAGACTTGCCGAGTTTCGAGCTGCAGAGAAAGCCCTTCAGGAACAGCTTGCACAGCTGGAATCGTTGAAGAATGACGCCGGATTGAAAAAGGAGATCGAATTCGAGCAAAAGCTCAAGGACCTGATGGGCACCTATGGCAAAAGCCTGCGTGACATCATCGCAATCATGGACCCGGCAGGCGCCACTTCGCTGGTTGCACCTGCGGGCCCTAAACGTCGCCGCGCGCGCGTTATCAAGGTTTATCAGAACCCGCACACGGGCGAACTGATCGAGACCAAAGGCGGCAATCATCGCGGACTCAAAGCCTGGAAAGAACAATACGGTGTAGACACTGTTGATTCGTGGCTTCGCGCCTGA
- a CDS encoding DUF4946 domain-containing protein → MMLSQYRRCLPGLGLFLLLCAAQAHAADAMIIWPAGWEVEALPTESDAPAQPSVQVRQRAVKNDQNGNPLMVMELTQTRLTPGHEVNVSGVLLEMRKSIQVNFARSGLQSVCTHVRESRLSEVPALETTCTITQNGVHVLTQTLVAAASKEMAWSLSYAGSAEGYAANKDEALQIRESLRLDTVQ, encoded by the coding sequence ATGATGCTTTCGCAATACCGACGCTGCTTGCCAGGCCTGGGCCTTTTTCTGCTGCTGTGTGCTGCACAGGCTCATGCCGCCGACGCAATGATCATCTGGCCTGCGGGTTGGGAGGTCGAGGCACTGCCGACTGAATCGGACGCGCCCGCTCAGCCCTCCGTGCAGGTCAGACAGCGCGCCGTCAAAAACGATCAGAATGGAAATCCGCTGATGGTCATGGAGCTGACGCAGACGCGTCTGACCCCGGGGCATGAGGTGAATGTATCCGGTGTGTTGCTTGAAATGCGCAAATCCATTCAGGTCAACTTTGCCCGCAGCGGTTTGCAGAGCGTGTGTACGCATGTGCGTGAAAGTCGACTCAGTGAGGTGCCGGCACTGGAGACAACCTGCACCATCACCCAGAATGGCGTGCATGTGCTGACCCAGACGCTGGTCGCCGCGGCCAGCAAGGAGATGGCCTGGTCGTTATCGTATGCGGGATCGGCGGAGGGGTATGCCGCCAACAAGGACGAAGCGCTACAGATTCGCGAAAGCCTGCGCCTGGATACGGTGCAGTGA
- the gloA gene encoding lactoylglutathione lyase has product MSLHELNTLPGVTAEPEAATRQFVFNHTMLRVKDITRSLDFYTRVLGFSLVAKRDFKEAEFSLYFLALVDKAQIPQDDAARDEWMKSIPGILELTHNHGTESDATASYHNGNSDPRGFGHICVSVPDVKVACERFEALGVDFQKRLSDGRMNSLAFIKDPDGYWVEIIQPTPL; this is encoded by the coding sequence ATGAGCTTGCACGAACTCAACACACTTCCAGGCGTGACTGCCGAGCCTGAAGCGGCTACCCGGCAATTTGTGTTTAACCACACCATGCTGCGCGTCAAGGACATCACCCGGTCGCTGGACTTCTACACCCGCGTGCTGGGTTTCAGCCTGGTTGCAAAGCGCGACTTCAAGGAGGCTGAATTCAGCCTGTACTTTCTCGCCCTCGTCGACAAGGCGCAGATCCCGCAGGATGACGCTGCGCGCGATGAGTGGATGAAATCGATTCCGGGCATTCTGGAACTGACCCACAACCACGGCACCGAAAGCGATGCGACAGCGTCTTATCACAATGGCAACAGCGACCCGCGCGGCTTCGGTCACATCTGTGTGTCCGTACCTGACGTCAAAGTGGCCTGCGAGCGCTTCGAGGCGCTGGGCGTGGACTTCCAGAAGCGCCTGTCCGACGGCCGCATGAACAGCCTGGCCTTCATCAAGGACCCGGACGGTTACTGGGTGGAAATCATCCAGCCTACGCCACTCTGA
- the ahpF gene encoding alkyl hydroperoxide reductase subunit F gives MLDANLKAQLKSYLERVTRPIEIVASLDDGAKSQEMLALLNDVISVSKDVTLNDSGTDARTPSFSLSSPGHDISLRFAGIPMGHEFTSLVLALLQVGGYPPKVSAETIEQVRALQGEFHFETYFSQSCQNCPDVVQALNLMAVLNPGIKHVAIDGALFQDEVTDRKIMSVPSIYLNGELFGQGRMGLEEILAKIDTGAGARQAEKLNAKDAFDVLVVGGGPAGSAAAVYAARKGIRTGVAAERFGGQVLDTMAIENFISVQHTEGPKLAVALEEHVKQYEVDIMNLQRADKLIPGAAGQLHEVKFASGASLKAKTVILATGARWREMNVPGEQQYRNKGVAYCPHCDGPLFKGKRVAVIGGGNSGVEAAIDLAGIVSHVTLLEFDVQLRADAVLQRKLHSLPNVTVITSAQTTEVTGDEQKVNGLRYKNRTTGEEITVPLEGIFVQIGLLPNSEWLRGAIELSPRGEIVVDSRGETSVPGIFAAGDVTVAPYKQIIIALGEGAKASLSAFDHLIRTSAPA, from the coding sequence ATGTTGGACGCCAATCTTAAAGCCCAGTTGAAATCCTACCTGGAGCGGGTCACTCGCCCCATCGAGATCGTCGCGTCCCTTGATGACGGCGCGAAGTCTCAGGAAATGCTCGCACTGCTCAACGACGTGATCAGCGTTTCCAAAGACGTCACCCTGAACGACAGCGGCACCGACGCGCGTACTCCGTCGTTTTCGCTGAGCAGCCCTGGGCACGATATCAGCCTGCGTTTCGCCGGTATCCCCATGGGTCACGAATTCACCTCGCTGGTCCTGGCGCTGCTGCAAGTTGGCGGCTACCCACCCAAGGTCAGTGCGGAAACCATCGAACAGGTTCGCGCCCTTCAAGGCGAGTTCCACTTCGAAACCTATTTCTCCCAGTCCTGCCAGAACTGCCCTGACGTTGTTCAGGCGCTGAATCTGATGGCAGTGCTGAACCCTGGCATCAAGCACGTCGCTATCGATGGCGCGCTGTTCCAGGATGAAGTCACCGATCGCAAGATCATGTCGGTGCCCAGCATCTATCTGAATGGCGAGCTGTTCGGCCAGGGCCGTATGGGCCTGGAAGAGATTCTGGCCAAGATCGATACGGGTGCCGGTGCGCGTCAGGCCGAAAAACTCAATGCCAAGGACGCGTTTGACGTGCTGGTAGTTGGCGGCGGTCCTGCTGGTTCAGCGGCTGCCGTGTATGCAGCTCGCAAAGGTATTCGTACCGGTGTGGCGGCTGAGCGCTTTGGCGGTCAGGTGCTGGACACCATGGCCATCGAAAACTTCATCTCGGTGCAGCATACCGAAGGGCCGAAACTGGCCGTGGCGCTTGAAGAACACGTCAAGCAGTACGAAGTCGACATCATGAACCTGCAACGCGCCGACAAGCTGATTCCTGGTGCAGCCGGTCAATTGCATGAAGTGAAATTTGCCAGCGGCGCGAGCCTCAAGGCCAAGACTGTCATCCTTGCCACCGGCGCACGCTGGAGGGAGATGAACGTTCCCGGCGAGCAGCAATACCGCAACAAGGGCGTGGCGTACTGCCCGCATTGTGACGGTCCGTTGTTCAAGGGCAAGCGCGTTGCCGTGATTGGTGGCGGTAACTCTGGTGTCGAGGCCGCCATCGACCTGGCGGGGATCGTGTCTCACGTCACGCTGCTGGAATTCGACGTCCAACTGCGCGCCGATGCGGTCCTGCAGCGCAAACTGCACAGCCTGCCTAACGTCACCGTGATCACCAGTGCGCAAACCACTGAAGTGACCGGCGACGAGCAGAAGGTCAACGGCCTGCGCTACAAGAACCGCACTACGGGCGAAGAAATCACCGTTCCGCTGGAAGGTATCTTCGTCCAGATCGGCCTGCTGCCAAACAGCGAATGGCTCAGAGGCGCTATCGAGCTATCGCCACGTGGCGAGATCGTGGTGGATTCGCGCGGCGAAACATCAGTACCTGGCATCTTCGCAGCCGGCGACGTCACGGTTGCACCGTACAAGCAGATCATCATCGCCCTGGGCGAGGGTGCCAAGGCCTCCCTGAGCGCCTTCGACCACCTGATCCGCACTTCCGCACCAGCCTGA
- the ahpC gene encoding alkyl hydroperoxide reductase subunit C, giving the protein MPIINSQVKPFKATAFKNGAFVDVSDADFKGKWSVVFFYPADFTFVCPTELEDLADNYEEFKKLDVEIYSVSTDTHFAHAAWHNTSPAIGKIQYTMIGDPTLTLSRNFDVLIEEAGLADRGTFVINPEGQIKIVELNDGGVGRDASELLRKIKAAQYVAAHPGEVCPAKWKEGEATLAPSLDLVGKI; this is encoded by the coding sequence ATGCCTATCATCAACAGCCAAGTAAAACCGTTCAAGGCTACCGCATTCAAGAACGGCGCTTTCGTTGACGTCTCGGACGCTGACTTCAAAGGCAAGTGGTCTGTCGTATTCTTCTACCCGGCTGACTTCACCTTCGTATGCCCGACCGAGCTGGAAGACCTGGCTGACAACTACGAAGAGTTCAAGAAGCTGGACGTTGAAATCTACAGCGTCTCGACAGACACCCACTTTGCTCACGCTGCCTGGCACAACACTTCGCCAGCCATCGGCAAGATCCAGTACACCATGATCGGTGACCCGACGCTGACCCTGTCGCGCAACTTCGACGTGCTGATCGAAGAAGCCGGTCTGGCGGACCGCGGTACGTTCGTGATCAACCCTGAAGGCCAGATCAAGATCGTTGAACTGAACGACGGCGGTGTTGGCCGTGACGCTTCCGAGCTGCTGCGCAAAATCAAGGCTGCTCAGTACGTTGCTGCTCACCCAGGCGAAGTCTGCCCAGCCAAGTGGAAAGAAGGCGAGGCTACTCTGGCCCCGTCTCTGGACCTGGTTGGCAAGATCTGA
- a CDS encoding site-specific integrase — MNDIDRYIDAATRDNTRRSYRAAVEHFEVSWGGFLPATSESVARYLATYAGTLSVNTLKLRLSALAQWHVSQGFVDPTKAPMVRKVLKGIRALHPAQEKQAEPLQLQDLETVIAWLDTDARDASAQNDQPRLLRCRRDTALILLGFWRGFRSDELCRLQVQDVKAMAGSGITLYLPRSKGDRENIGRTYQTPALQRLCPVQAYIEWINCAALVRGPVFRAVDRWGNLSEEGLHANSVIPLLRQAFERAGIDAVQYTSHSLRRGFASWAHSNGWDLKSLMAYVGWRDIKSAMRYIDAAPFPGNPGVGSGLKVSSIDKLPS, encoded by the coding sequence ATGAATGACATTGATCGCTACATCGACGCCGCCACCCGCGATAACACCCGGCGCAGCTACCGGGCGGCTGTCGAGCATTTCGAAGTGTCGTGGGGCGGGTTTCTGCCAGCGACCAGTGAAAGCGTTGCGCGCTATCTGGCCACTTACGCGGGGACGCTGTCGGTCAATACCCTGAAGCTGCGGCTTTCTGCGTTGGCGCAATGGCATGTCAGTCAGGGTTTCGTCGACCCGACCAAGGCGCCGATGGTGCGCAAAGTGCTCAAGGGCATACGCGCCTTGCATCCGGCGCAGGAGAAGCAGGCCGAGCCGTTGCAGTTACAGGACCTGGAGACGGTCATCGCCTGGCTGGACACGGACGCTCGCGATGCCAGCGCTCAGAACGATCAGCCTCGGCTGTTGCGCTGCCGTCGCGACACGGCGCTGATATTGCTGGGTTTCTGGCGCGGCTTTCGCAGTGACGAGCTGTGTCGCTTGCAGGTGCAGGACGTCAAGGCCATGGCCGGATCAGGCATTACGCTGTACCTGCCGCGCAGCAAGGGTGATCGCGAGAATATCGGCAGGACTTACCAGACCCCCGCATTGCAGCGGCTGTGCCCGGTACAGGCTTATATCGAATGGATCAATTGCGCCGCACTGGTGCGCGGTCCGGTGTTTCGAGCGGTCGACCGCTGGGGCAATCTGAGTGAAGAGGGGTTGCATGCCAATAGCGTTATCCCGTTGCTGCGTCAGGCTTTCGAGCGTGCGGGTATCGATGCGGTGCAGTACACCAGCCACTCCTTGCGCCGCGGCTTTGCAAGCTGGGCGCACAGCAACGGTTGGGACCTCAAGTCACTGATGGCCTATGTTGGCTGGAGGGACATCAAGTCTGCGATGCGTTACATTGACGCCGCGCCGTTCCCGGGCAACCCAGGAGTGGGGAGCGGGCTGAAGGTTTCTTCTATTGATAAGCTGCCTTCATAG
- a CDS encoding DNA-binding protein encodes MARGGVNKALVQKARVALLARGENPSIDAVRIEMGNTGSKTTIHRYLKELDTAHSPAPDINEELTELVARLAQRLDEQAQERIDQARDKYETSCNSLQLQLSSTQQQISDLQKQLQQRDEMLEQQAAALLHTQQTLQNTQTEQTRLLQVKLDLEARLQDKDGQISSLEEKHQHAREALEHYRNSIKDQREHEQQRHEGQVQQLQMELRQAQQSLAMRQEDITQLNRDNERLLAENRNAQRELHSQQDLLGKAAIQATASAEQQQQVRTQCALLEERLRSLQEEAAGLRQSLTDAHQQNRVLELLLTKKEIALENLQRQTSQPEKPKASTKKPART; translated from the coding sequence ATGGCTCGCGGCGGCGTCAACAAGGCATTGGTGCAGAAAGCAAGGGTCGCCCTGCTGGCCAGAGGTGAGAACCCCAGCATTGATGCGGTACGCATTGAAATGGGCAACACCGGCTCGAAAACCACTATCCATCGCTACCTCAAGGAGCTGGATACAGCGCACTCGCCAGCACCCGACATCAATGAAGAACTCACTGAGCTGGTGGCCCGCCTTGCGCAACGGCTTGATGAGCAGGCTCAGGAACGTATCGATCAGGCACGCGACAAGTACGAAACCAGCTGCAACAGCCTGCAACTGCAGCTCTCATCAACTCAACAGCAGATCAGCGACCTGCAAAAGCAGCTGCAGCAACGGGATGAGATGCTGGAGCAACAGGCCGCCGCCCTGCTCCACACTCAGCAGACGCTGCAGAACACGCAGACCGAACAGACCAGACTGCTTCAGGTAAAGCTGGATCTGGAGGCGCGCCTGCAAGACAAGGATGGACAGATCAGCTCGCTGGAAGAGAAACATCAGCACGCTCGCGAAGCGCTCGAGCACTATCGCAATTCGATCAAGGATCAGCGCGAACATGAGCAACAACGCCATGAAGGCCAGGTACAGCAGTTGCAGATGGAATTGAGGCAAGCCCAGCAAAGTCTGGCCATGCGCCAAGAAGACATCACGCAATTGAATCGCGACAACGAAAGGTTGCTGGCCGAAAACCGCAACGCCCAGCGTGAATTGCACAGCCAGCAAGACTTGCTGGGTAAAGCGGCCATTCAGGCAACCGCCTCTGCCGAACAGCAGCAACAGGTGCGCACGCAATGCGCGCTGCTGGAGGAAAGGCTAAGAAGCCTGCAAGAAGAAGCAGCCGGACTCAGGCAGAGCCTGACAGACGCTCACCAGCAAAACAGGGTTCTGGAACTGCTACTGACCAAGAAGGAAATTGCTCTGGAAAATCTGCAACGCCAGACGAGTCAGCCTGAAAAGCCCAAAGCCAGCACCAAGAAACCAGCCAGGACCTGA
- a CDS encoding hybrid sensor histidine kinase/response regulator yields MNREKPSIRMPLHLPAQDIEARQHLDVLRESEEQFRALADNMSQLAWTADPRGQVNWYNQRWYSYTGASFEAMKALGWRSVLHPEHRERVVARLQYCFATGSIWEDTFPLRGKDGAFNWFLSRAQPIRDVQGHITHWLGTHTDITAQVKAEEALRDLNESLEMRVEQRTRELAEAYELLQVEIAERAQAEEVLRHAQKMDAIGQLTGGIAHDFNNMLSGVLGALDLIKCRLAAGRVDEVEHYIDAAAASANRASVLTQRLLTFARRQSLDVSAVDINRMVRSMEELLRGTLGSRAVLHIELEEGLGVIQTDEHQLENALLNLVINARDAVPARGRVWVRSRSVTLAAQQANVPAGDYVRLSVEDTGCGIAQSVIDRVFDPFFTTKPVGQGTGLGLSMVYGFIKQADGHVQIKSVEGRGTEVHLYLPCHAA; encoded by the coding sequence GTGAACAGAGAGAAACCGTCGATCCGCATGCCGCTGCATTTGCCAGCGCAGGATATCGAAGCCCGGCAGCACCTCGACGTGTTGCGTGAGAGCGAGGAGCAGTTCAGGGCGCTGGCCGACAACATGAGTCAGCTTGCCTGGACTGCCGACCCGCGGGGTCAGGTCAATTGGTACAACCAGCGCTGGTATTCCTACACCGGCGCTTCCTTTGAAGCCATGAAGGCGCTTGGCTGGCGCTCCGTCCTGCACCCCGAGCATCGGGAGCGGGTGGTGGCCAGACTGCAATATTGCTTTGCCACCGGGTCTATCTGGGAGGACACCTTTCCGCTGCGTGGCAAGGACGGCGCTTTCAACTGGTTTCTGTCACGTGCGCAGCCCATTCGGGACGTTCAGGGCCACATCACCCATTGGCTGGGTACCCACACCGACATCACCGCTCAGGTCAAAGCTGAAGAGGCGCTGCGTGATCTCAATGAAAGTCTGGAGATGCGCGTCGAACAGCGGACTCGCGAGCTGGCCGAAGCCTACGAGTTGCTACAGGTTGAGATTGCCGAGCGCGCCCAGGCGGAAGAGGTGCTGCGCCATGCGCAGAAGATGGACGCTATTGGCCAGCTGACCGGAGGTATCGCCCACGATTTCAACAATATGCTGTCCGGTGTGCTGGGTGCGCTGGACCTTATCAAGTGTCGCCTGGCGGCCGGTCGGGTTGATGAGGTCGAGCACTATATAGATGCGGCGGCAGCTTCGGCCAATCGCGCGTCGGTGCTGACCCAGCGGCTGCTGACCTTTGCGCGGCGTCAGTCGCTGGATGTCAGTGCGGTGGACATCAATCGCATGGTGCGGTCGATGGAGGAGCTGTTGCGCGGTACGCTAGGCAGTCGCGCGGTGCTGCACATTGAGCTCGAAGAGGGGTTGGGTGTGATTCAGACCGACGAGCATCAGCTGGAAAACGCCTTGTTGAATCTGGTGATAAACGCCCGCGATGCCGTGCCAGCGAGAGGGCGGGTGTGGGTGCGCAGCCGGTCTGTAACGCTTGCGGCGCAGCAAGCCAACGTGCCTGCGGGCGACTACGTCCGGCTCAGTGTCGAGGACACGGGGTGCGGAATCGCTCAAAGCGTCATTGATCGGGTATTCGATCCGTTTTTCACCACCAAGCCGGTCGGTCAAGGCACGGGGCTGGGGCTGTCCATGGTCTACGGTTTTATCAAGCAGGCCGACGGGCATGTGCAGATCAAGAGTGTCGAAGGTCGGGGTACCGAGGTTCATCTGTACTTGCCTTGCCATGCCGCATAA